The genomic region GGGAGTCAGTTTTTTATCACCCACGTGGAAACGCCTTGGTTAGACGGTAAGCATACAGTCTTCGGAAGTGTGGTTGAAGGACAGGATGTAGTGAATGAGATTCAGCAGAACGATACGATCGAAAAGTTGGAGATTGTAAGAGTTGGTGCAGAAGCTGAAGGATTCGACGCTGCTGAGGCATTTAATTCTTTCAATGCTCAAAAGCAGGAAAAAGAAGCTGAAGCAAAGAAAAAAGCTGCTGCTGAATTAGATAAGCTTGCTGCAGGTTTTAAATCTACAGAAAGTGGTTTGCGATACCAGATCATTCAGAAGGGTGATGGTGTGCAGGCTGAAAAAGGTAAGAACGTATCGGTACATTATAAAGGTCAGTTAGCAGATGGTACTGTTTTCGATTCTTCTTATAAAAGAAATCAGCCTTTGGAATTTCCAGTAGGTGTAGGCCATGTGATCCCGGGATGGGATGAAGGTATACAATTGCTACAGGTTGGAGATAAAGCGAGAATGGTAATACCATCAGACCTTGCTTACGGAGAGCGTGGTGCAGGTGGTGTAATTCCACCAAACGCTGTACTTATTTTCGATGTGGAATTGATGGATGTAAAATAATATAGACTTATATATTTCTTAAAAACGCCCTGATTCTTCGGGGCGTTTTCTATTTTTAGATATGAGTACAGAAGAAGAGATAGAAAATTTGAAATTTCCTATCGGGGAATTTCAAATTCCGGAACAGGTTTCCGTAGAAAACATAAGAAATTATATTGATGAAGTGGCGAGATTACCACAAGCATTGATCGAGGAAGTCGAACATCTTGATCAGGATCAATTACAAATGGTCTATCGTCCTGAAGGCTGGAACATCCGGCAATTAGTGCATCACATTGCCGATAGCCATATGAGTGCATTTATGCGCTTTAAATGGGCGCTTACTGAAGATGAACCAACCATCAAGGCATTCAATGAGAAAGGTTTTGCAGAACTGGCAGATTCAAAATTCACACCGGTAACGCTATCCCTAGGGTTCCTTAAAGCTTTGCATGCGAAATGGATCATCCTGCTGGAAAATATGAGCACAGAGGATTTCGAGAGAACTTTTATACATCCGGAATCTGGCTTTCGTTATAGTTTAAAACAAAGCCTGGCGAATTATGCCTGGCATGGGAAACATCACCTGGAGCATATCATAGAACTTAAAAAAAGAAAAGGCTGGGATTAACCAGCCTTTTCTTTTTTATAAATCGGAATATTACTTTTTTAGTTCCGGTTGAGCAGTTGTTCTCAGGTAAGGTTTTACCGTTTTGTAGCCTTTTGGGAACATTTTATCTGCTTCCTCATTGCTTACCGATGGACTAATTACTACGTCATCTCCATGTTTCCAGTTCGCTGGCGTTGCTACTTTATTATAAGCAGTAAGTTGTAAAGAGTCAATTACTCTAAGTAATTCTTCAAAATTTCTACCTGTACTCGCGGGGTATGTAAGCGTCATTTTAATCGACTTATCTGGCGCGATCACGAATACAGAGCGTACGGTAAGGGTACTATCAGCTTTGGGATGGATCATACCGTATAGATCTGAGACCTTTTTGTCCTCATCTGCAATGATCGGAAAGTTCACCGTGGTATTCTGAGTTTCATTAATGTCCTTGATCCAGTCTTTGTGAGACTTTACTCCGTCAACACTAAGTGCCAGTACTTTGACATCTCTTTTCTTAAATTCTTCGGCGTAATTCGCGGCAGCTCCCAATTCAGTTGTGCAAACTGGGGTATAATCTGCAGGGTGAGAGAATAGGATTCCCCAGCTATCGCCTAGAAATTCATGAAAACTAATTTTACCTTCAGATGTATCTGCAGTAAAGTCTGGTGCTATATCGCCTAATTTTAAATCACTCATAATCAGTCTGTTTTATATTGTTAAATCCTACTGAAATAGTAGGTTATTCAAATTTAAAAAATTGCAGGGAGTCAGATGAAAAGATCAAGTTAAATTAAGTTTTCCATTTGATATTACAACCAATCGATGGCTTTTGATCTTTATTGACCTTACGATTATTCAGCACCGCATCCATCGCTTCCCTGATGTCTCTTCCATTGGAATGTAGTCCATTATTTGGTCTGCTGTCATCCAACTGTCCACGATATATCAATTTAAGTTCTGCATCAAAAAGGAAAAAATCTGGAGTGCAGGCTGCCTGGTATTTTCTGGCGATCTCCTGAGTGCCATCGAATAAATAAGGAAATGAATATTGATTTTTCGATGCAACTTCTGTCATCAGGTCTGGATGGTCTTCTGGGTAACTTTCGGGATCATTACTACTTATACCCGCGAAGCCAAAGCCCAGTTGCCTGTATTCATTAGCGAGTCTCACAATTTCACCGTTTACATGCTTTACAAAAGGACAGTGATTAGAAAGAAACATGATAAGCGTTCCTTTTTCGCCTTTGATATTCTTAAGATCCAGCAGATGTCCGGTTCTGGTATCCATCAGTTTAAAGTCTGGGGCATCGCTTCCAAGCGGAAGCATTTTTGAGGATGTAAGTGACATCTTTTTCTTTAAAATTAATTATTAATGCTCAATATTCTCTATTTTTCCATCTTTAAATTCTGAATATGATGAGTGAAATTAGCTGGGAGGATTTCGAGAAAGTTGATATGCGTGTAGGAACAATTCTGGAAGTTGAGGAACTTCCGAAGGCTAAAAAGCCAGCCTACAAGATGCTGATAGATTTTGGAGAAGAAATTGGTACGAAGCGAACATCTGCACAGATCACCAGAAGATATACCAAGGAAGAACTTCCAGGGAGACAGGTCATCGCGGTTGTAAATTTTCCGGTTAAAAGAATTGCCGGCTTTAAAAGCGAATGCCTGGTGATGGGAGTGGTAGGTGATGAAACTGATGTTGTATTGCTCTCACCAGATCAAAAAGTACCAAACGGACTCAGGATCGCTTAACTCTGGGCTTCTTTAAACTTTTTATGCTGATCCAGTAACTTGCGGATGTCTTTATTGTGGCCATACAGCACCATGATATCGTCTTTATATAATTTGGTATCTGCATGTACAATTCCCTGTACGGTATTTCTTTCAGTTGTAGCTCCAAGTTCATTTTTACCTTCAGAAACATTCATGGTCGTAAGTATAAGAATATTGAATTCTCCTTTGATGTCCAGTTCCTTTACGGTTTTGTCATGATACTCTTCAGGTATTTTAGTTTCAACAATGCTAAAATTACTGTCCAGCTCAAAACTATCCACCACGCCTTCAAGATTTAATCTTTGTGCCCAGCGGTGAGCAGTTTCTTCTTCAGGGTGAATAATTTCTGTAATACCCATCGTTTGCAACACCGTTCGCTGTAGTGGATCTATTGCGCGGCTAATGATTCTTCTCACCTTCATTTGCTTCATAAGCGCCGCGGCCATGATATTTGCACCTTTATCTTCTCCAATCCCAACGATCACCACGTCGCAATCCTTCAGCGGTAAGTTCTTTACTGCTTCCATATCTGTCGCATCTAGACTAATAGCATGAGTTATTTTCTCCTTCATGCTCTCAACCTTGCTCATACTAATATCCACACCAATAACTTCGTTGCCCATTTCTGTAAGCTGTTCTGCAATGGACGATCCAAAGTTTCCAAGACCAATTACGATATATTTCATGTTTTAGTTTATTAAAATTTCATCTGTAGGGACTCTGTAATTAAGATGTTTAGCCTTCCGAAGCATAGCAATTAAAAGGGTGAGCATGCTAACTCTTCCAATAAACATCGTAAAGATAAGGATGATTTTAGACGAGGATGAAAGGCTGGAAGTAATTCCTGTGGAAAGTCCCACGGTACTATAAGCCGAAAATGCTTCAAAAGCAATATCTATGATCGCGATATCTTTTTCGAAGATCGTCATCAGGAATATAGCGATGCTAATCACCATCAGGGAGAGCGATATAATGGCAAATGCCCGGCGAATGGAATTACTTGATACTTCTCTTTTATATACCTCGATACGATCCTTGCCTTTTCCAAGACTTACAAAATTTAATGCGGCAATGGCAATGGTACTCGTCTTAATCCCACCACCAGTAGATGCAGGAGAGGCTCCAATCCACATGAGCATAAAAATAAGCATAAGCGTACTTACATTTAATGCCTGCATGTCTACGGTATTAAAACCGGCTGTACGCGGCGTAGCAGCTCCAAAGAATGCAGTGACGATCTTTCCAAACCAGTTATGCTCTGCCAAAGTGTTGTTGTATTCCAGAATATAGAAACCTAAAGTTCCTAGACTTAAGAGAATTATTGTGGTTACAATGACGATTCGTGTATTGAGATTGATCACCCATGGTGAGTAAGGTAAAGGCCTTTTATTATTGAGCTTGAGCAGTAGATTTGAAAAAGTATATTTCAGATATTTATAAATATTCAGAACAATAGGAAAACCGATACCTCCAAGAATGAATAATACTGCAATTACCAGATGTAGCGGATAATTAAATCTGAAAATTGGTTCATAAAGACTGCTTTCAAGGGTAGAGAATCCTGCATTGCAAAAGCCGCTTATCGCATGAAATACTGAGAAGAATATACGATCACTAATATGGCTCAATTCATTTTCGCTTAAACTGAAATATATAAATATCGCTCCCAGCAGTTCAGTAACAAAAGTGATGGAAAGAATTTTTTTAAGTACGCCGAAAACTTCACCAATACGTTCTGAATTGGTAGCATCTTTAAGTAAAAGCTGATTCTCGAAACTGGTCTGTCCCCGAAAAAAATAGCTAAAATAACTGGCAAAGGTCATGATCCCGAGTCCGCCCAACTGCATTAAAAGTAGAAGGATGGACTGCCCGAAAGTGGTGAAATAAGAACCGGTATCTACAACGATAAGACCGGTTACGCAAACTGCGCTGGTAGAAGTGAAAAGTGCATCCAGAAGTCCGATTCCCTCATGTGTGGCTTTAGGTAGCATCAGTAAACCAGTGCCGACTAATATAATTCCCAGGAAACTGCTTATAAATAGCTGAGCTGGATTTAAGTATGCTTTATTAAACCTGAAATTGATGGTGGCAAGCTCGCGTATAAAGTAAACGAGCGATGCGAAATACATGTAAGCCATCTTATTGAGGAATTGCAAACCAGGAAAATTCTCCATAAGAACATCAGTCTTCACGATACTTAACAGGAGAATAAGAGTCCCAAGGATGGCATCGAGGATCCGTATTTTTGCAGGAACCTTGACCTTGAGAACAAAATACCGACACAGGATCGCAGCGATCCCTATCAATAAGACTACATAATAAAAACTGTTTAACTGGGCTTCCTGGGAATCTTCCTGTTTGAATCCCAGATCGTAAAGAGCTACGAGCAATGCGATGCAACTGGCAAAAAAGGAGAGCCGGTTGAGGTAACTTAAAAACCTCTCGTTCCTTAACCATGATTTAAATCCGGAGAATTTCAATAATTGGAATTTAGAAGCATGAATACTGGATTAAAATAATAGGTCCGGTAAGTTTGAAACTACCGGACCTATTTTCCTTAACAAACCGGTACAAAGTTATGTAACCGACTATATAAGATTGCTAAAATTTACCCAAACTATCGGTTACATTTCTGTTCCGAAGAAGATAGCGTTCATCAGTAATTTATTAGTACCGTACCAGAATGCTCTAAAGTTTGTGTTGTCTGTAAATAGCATTACTTCCCCGCGGCCCAGTCTGTCATGTTTAAACGGAACTGTTCCGGCAAGAGAATCCAGGTTTGGTTTGCTTATATATCCACTCAGTAAAGGTTTTTCAGTATAGCGAATAGGATTTTTGTAGCTCTGCTTATCTGCTTCCATAAAAATAGTCGTGTTTCTGAAAATCGCGATTTTATCTCTATTGTATCCAAAAGCGATTGGATGAGTTCTGTCCAGATCTGCTTCAAAAATCGCTCCTCCAATTACCTGTGCACCACGAAAGTCACCACGTTCTCCAAAACTGACGTCCTTTGCGGTATTTTCGGTTTTTTTAGTCTCAAAGTCTATAAAATCATTACTTTTTAGCCAGTTTACTGCACTTCTAAACCCTATGATGGTTCCTCCGTTTTTAGTCCAATCCTTCAGCTGAGTCGCAATTCCATCGTTCAATCCACCGCCCCAGGTACTTGGTACGATGATATCGGTATATCTGCTCAAGTCACTTCCGGAGAGGTCCTTGAGATCAAGTTTGGTAATTTTCATGTCGTAACGTTGGTCGAATAAATGCCAGATCTCCCCGGCATCATAGGAAGATATGGATCCACCCACCAGAATAGCAACCTTTTGAGGTTCGATTGCTCGAAACTGGTTGCTTCCAAGATTAATTCCACCAGTCATTCCAGTTGGAATTCCTTTAATGGCAATATGACTTGTTTCAGAAACTTCACTAATAAAATTAAATAGCTCATCCTGTTCTAGTTTTTGATTCTGAACTGGGATCATGATCGTTCCGGCAGCAAACTCATCTCCTTCGAAGGTAAATGCTTCCATGGAAACTTTTGCTCGAAGCCCTTTCTCCAGGATCATATTCAGAGCTTTTGGAGCCAGGTAATTGTGCCAGTCCAGTAAATAGGCATAAGAACTTTTCTCAGGTTGCTCTGGTGCAGGTATTTCCAGTTCCTGGATCTTCTCTCCGGCATTTTTCATCGCAATATCTTCAGAAAAATCAAGATTGAACGCTAAAGGGAATGTCCATGCAGATATATCGTAAAACAGGCTATCCTGAAACTCAGTTCTACGTTCGAACATGGCTTTTAATAGTCGGTGTTGCCTTTGATTCTTAGGTACTACATAAGAATTACCTTTTTTGAATGTCAGGCCCGCTTCCGTAAAATCTTCATCCACTTTGTGAACTTCGATCTGGTGGCGTTTCAATATTTTTGCAAGTTCATAAGCCTTAATTGGATCATGTTCGCTACCAAAAGCATAGGCACCGTTAGAGGCACTATTTCGAGACTCTTTGAAGAAATCACGTTGATAGTTTAGCAATCTTTCACGCATGTTTTCAGCAGCTTTTAAGGTTGAAAGTGCCGCTGTGAATTGATTGCGGATCGTAAATGGAAATGTAAGAATGCCATTATCAGTTTCCTGCGCGTGGCCCCGAGAACTTCCCTGTTCGAAAAGAATTCCTATACTTCCATTAATATCTGGGAAGGTAGAGCCTTTTCCGTAGTAGAAATCGTCGTAATTTTCTTCGGTATAATACAGAGATCCAATTTCATCGAATGCCTGAGCATGATAAGTTCCAATTTCTTTAGTCAGATCCTGGTTTAGCTGCGGAGTAAGTGGGTGTGTACGTGAAGGAATTCCAGGCTGAAAGAAGAAGGATGAATTTGATCCCATCTCATGATGATCTGTTAGAACATTAGGATACCAGTCATGAAATGTTTTGATTCTTGCCTGGGACTCCGGTAATTGCACAGGTAGCCAGTCACGATTCATATCGAACCAGTAATGATTGGTTCTGCCGCCCGGCCAGATCTCGCTGTATTCCCTGTCCTGTGGATCTGGATTGATGTTTTTGCTCTTATTCGTATTTGCCCAGTAAGCAAATCGTTGAAGCCCATCTGGGTTGAAGGCGGGATCCAACAGAATTACTGTGTTCTTTAATGTTTCTTCAATTCCGGGACCTTCAGCTGCGGCAAGATAATAAGCGTAAAGGAGGGCAGCATTGGATCCACTGGCTTCATTCCCATGGATGGAGAATCCCTGGTTGATCACAACGGGCATGTTCGACAGGTCTTCCGAAGAATTTTCAGAGACTAAACCAATATGTTTTTTTCTGATTTCTTCAAGATTAGCAATATTTTCTTCTGATGAAACAGTAAGCAGTATCAAAGGCCTACCTTCATAAGTAGTTCCACGGTTTTCAATTTTCATTCGGGGAGAGGCCGCTGCCAGGGTATGCATATATGAAACCAGGCGGTCGTGGCTTACATGCCATTCGCCGGGAATAAAACCGATATTCTCCTCAGGCGTAGGAATAGATTGGTTATATGAAATATCAGCAGGTAAATAGTAGCTCATAGACAGATCA from Christiangramia sp. OXR-203 harbors:
- a CDS encoding peptidylprolyl isomerase, which gives rise to MNDGLYAKFHTSKGEILAELEFQKTPGTVGNFVGLAEGKIENDPKDKGVPYYDGLKFHRVIPDFMIQGGDPQGTGAGGPGYNFDDEIHADLRHDAPGKLSMANAGPGTNGSQFFITHVETPWLDGKHTVFGSVVEGQDVVNEIQQNDTIEKLEIVRVGAEAEGFDAAEAFNSFNAQKQEKEAEAKKKAAAELDKLAAGFKSTESGLRYQIIQKGDGVQAEKGKNVSVHYKGQLADGTVFDSSYKRNQPLEFPVGVGHVIPGWDEGIQLLQVGDKARMVIPSDLAYGERGAGGVIPPNAVLIFDVELMDVK
- a CDS encoding tRNA-binding protein; amino-acid sequence: MSEISWEDFEKVDMRVGTILEVEELPKAKKPAYKMLIDFGEEIGTKRTSAQITRRYTKEELPGRQVIAVVNFPVKRIAGFKSECLVMGVVGDETDVVLLSPDQKVPNGLRIA
- a CDS encoding TrkH family potassium uptake protein produces the protein MKFSGFKSWLRNERFLSYLNRLSFFASCIALLVALYDLGFKQEDSQEAQLNSFYYVVLLIGIAAILCRYFVLKVKVPAKIRILDAILGTLILLLSIVKTDVLMENFPGLQFLNKMAYMYFASLVYFIRELATINFRFNKAYLNPAQLFISSFLGIILVGTGLLMLPKATHEGIGLLDALFTSTSAVCVTGLIVVDTGSYFTTFGQSILLLLMQLGGLGIMTFASYFSYFFRGQTSFENQLLLKDATNSERIGEVFGVLKKILSITFVTELLGAIFIYFSLSENELSHISDRIFFSVFHAISGFCNAGFSTLESSLYEPIFRFNYPLHLVIAVLFILGGIGFPIVLNIYKYLKYTFSNLLLKLNNKRPLPYSPWVINLNTRIVIVTTIILLSLGTLGFYILEYNNTLAEHNWFGKIVTAFFGAATPRTAGFNTVDMQALNVSTLMLIFMLMWIGASPASTGGGIKTSTIAIAALNFVSLGKGKDRIEVYKREVSSNSIRRAFAIISLSLMVISIAIFLMTIFEKDIAIIDIAFEAFSAYSTVGLSTGITSSLSSSSKIILIFTMFIGRVSMLTLLIAMLRKAKHLNYRVPTDEILIN
- a CDS encoding YfiT family bacillithiol transferase produces the protein MSTEEEIENLKFPIGEFQIPEQVSVENIRNYIDEVARLPQALIEEVEHLDQDQLQMVYRPEGWNIRQLVHHIADSHMSAFMRFKWALTEDEPTIKAFNEKGFAELADSKFTPVTLSLGFLKALHAKWIILLENMSTEDFERTFIHPESGFRYSLKQSLANYAWHGKHHLEHIIELKKRKGWD
- a CDS encoding thioredoxin family protein, with protein sequence MSLTSSKMLPLGSDAPDFKLMDTRTGHLLDLKNIKGEKGTLIMFLSNHCPFVKHVNGEIVRLANEYRQLGFGFAGISSNDPESYPEDHPDLMTEVASKNQYSFPYLFDGTQEIARKYQAACTPDFFLFDAELKLIYRGQLDDSRPNNGLHSNGRDIREAMDAVLNNRKVNKDQKPSIGCNIKWKT
- a CDS encoding peroxiredoxin, whose protein sequence is MSDLKLGDIAPDFTADTSEGKISFHEFLGDSWGILFSHPADYTPVCTTELGAAANYAEEFKKRDVKVLALSVDGVKSHKDWIKDINETQNTTVNFPIIADEDKKVSDLYGMIHPKADSTLTVRSVFVIAPDKSIKMTLTYPASTGRNFEELLRVIDSLQLTAYNKVATPANWKHGDDVVISPSVSNEEADKMFPKGYKTVKPYLRTTAQPELKK
- a CDS encoding M14 family metallopeptidase, whose amino-acid sequence is MRKLLLFSLFLVFQISLAQEDDLSMSYYLPADISYNQSIPTPEENIGFIPGEWHVSHDRLVSYMHTLAAASPRMKIENRGTTYEGRPLILLTVSSEENIANLEEIRKKHIGLVSENSSEDLSNMPVVINQGFSIHGNEASGSNAALLYAYYLAAAEGPGIEETLKNTVILLDPAFNPDGLQRFAYWANTNKSKNINPDPQDREYSEIWPGGRTNHYWFDMNRDWLPVQLPESQARIKTFHDWYPNVLTDHHEMGSNSSFFFQPGIPSRTHPLTPQLNQDLTKEIGTYHAQAFDEIGSLYYTEENYDDFYYGKGSTFPDINGSIGILFEQGSSRGHAQETDNGILTFPFTIRNQFTAALSTLKAAENMRERLLNYQRDFFKESRNSASNGAYAFGSEHDPIKAYELAKILKRHQIEVHKVDEDFTEAGLTFKKGNSYVVPKNQRQHRLLKAMFERRTEFQDSLFYDISAWTFPLAFNLDFSEDIAMKNAGEKIQELEIPAPEQPEKSSYAYLLDWHNYLAPKALNMILEKGLRAKVSMEAFTFEGDEFAAGTIMIPVQNQKLEQDELFNFISEVSETSHIAIKGIPTGMTGGINLGSNQFRAIEPQKVAILVGGSISSYDAGEIWHLFDQRYDMKITKLDLKDLSGSDLSRYTDIIVPSTWGGGLNDGIATQLKDWTKNGGTIIGFRSAVNWLKSNDFIDFETKKTENTAKDVSFGERGDFRGAQVIGGAIFEADLDRTHPIAFGYNRDKIAIFRNTTIFMEADKQSYKNPIRYTEKPLLSGYISKPNLDSLAGTVPFKHDRLGRGEVMLFTDNTNFRAFWYGTNKLLMNAIFFGTEM
- a CDS encoding TrkA family potassium uptake protein: MKYIVIGLGNFGSSIAEQLTEMGNEVIGVDISMSKVESMKEKITHAISLDATDMEAVKNLPLKDCDVVIVGIGEDKGANIMAAALMKQMKVRRIISRAIDPLQRTVLQTMGITEIIHPEEETAHRWAQRLNLEGVVDSFELDSNFSIVETKIPEEYHDKTVKELDIKGEFNILILTTMNVSEGKNELGATTERNTVQGIVHADTKLYKDDIMVLYGHNKDIRKLLDQHKKFKEAQS